From the Bacillus tuaregi genome, one window contains:
- the rlmH gene encoding 23S rRNA (pseudouridine(1915)-N(3))-methyltransferase RlmH: MNISILTVGKLKEKYLKAGIDEYLKRLSSYARVEVIEIPDEKAPEVLSAAEMEQVKNKEGEKLLVKLSQETYVIALAIDGKMKSSEELADSIDKLATYGKSKIAFVIGGSLGLSDEVLKRADEKLSFSKMTFPHQLMRLILLEQVYRAFRINRNEPYHK, encoded by the coding sequence GAAAACTAAAGGAAAAATACTTAAAGGCAGGAATTGATGAATATTTAAAACGATTATCGAGCTATGCGAGGGTTGAAGTGATTGAAATACCTGATGAAAAGGCACCTGAAGTATTAAGTGCTGCAGAGATGGAACAAGTAAAGAACAAAGAGGGTGAAAAACTGCTAGTTAAATTATCTCAAGAAACTTATGTGATTGCACTAGCAATTGATGGGAAAATGAAGTCCTCTGAAGAATTGGCGGACTCTATTGATAAACTAGCTACATACGGTAAAAGTAAGATTGCCTTTGTCATTGGTGGTTCACTAGGGTTAAGCGACGAAGTATTAAAACGTGCAGATGAAAAACTTTCCTTCTCGAAAATGACCTTTCCACACCAGCTCATGCGACTGATTTTGCTGGAGCAAGTGTATCGAGCATTTCGGATCAATCGGAATGAACCGTATCATAAATAG
- a CDS encoding Ger(x)C family spore germination C-terminal domain-containing protein: MTKQAKEITDTLVEANCDALGIGRKLASYYPEVWKKINWKMEYKNVKIEPKVTVNIIKTGNVF, translated from the coding sequence ATAACAAAACAAGCAAAGGAAATCACGGACACACTTGTAGAAGCAAATTGTGATGCATTAGGAATCGGAAGGAAACTAGCAAGTTATTACCCTGAAGTATGGAAGAAAATCAATTGGAAAATGGAATATAAAAATGTAAAGATAGAACCAAAAGTAACAGTAAACATTATAAAAACAGGGAATGTTTTTTAA